Proteins encoded by one window of Lathyrus oleraceus cultivar Zhongwan6 chromosome 1, CAAS_Psat_ZW6_1.0, whole genome shotgun sequence:
- the LOC127115250 gene encoding uncharacterized protein LOC127115250, with translation MDASDVRNFEPITAIKKPHSMNSLYLDPINVEPNVDASTKSYVVPKVMGNVETFENTNKPRFATTLSKSSMIVAERDNVDKDICVLISQVLEKDDSNGMSGDLTDKEENSGEKKDQSIDIVNIDDLDSDDKLIDKKLAPRIAKRLKRIKGKVVESSSKPSKALKICTSVSPTKWWSKVVTPATKKRSLKRKEIPYGSIDFDFDVELDVQDIISATRKQAFWEEDKWIFVYQIRLTLERELVKDAFECKEVMGLIQEVGLIKSVTRFGKCYEMFVKEFFVNISKECDNKMSKEFRKVYVRGREITAKQLKEWPRKWKLSAGCLSVKYAVLHRIEAANWVPTNYTSKIATRLVYTERKSRLEILINVLSEEEAKGNIKGDNASEEDATEEGVNVSDDEETTINDED, from the exons ATGGATGCTAGTGATGTAAGAAATTTTGAACCTATTACTGCTATCAAGAAACCGCATTCTATGAATAGCTTGTACCTTGATCCTATTAATGTCGAACCGAATGTTGATGCTTCTACAAAAAGTTATGTTGTTCCAAAAGTTATGGGAAATGTTGAAACATTTGAAAACACTAATAAACCTAGATTTGCTACGACTCTGAGTAAATCTAGTATGATTGTTGCTGAAAGAGATAATGTTGATAAAGATATTTGTGTGTTGATTTCTCAAGTCTTGG aaaaagatgATTCTAATGGCATGTCTGGTGATTTGACGGACAAAGAAGAAAACTCTGGTGAGAAGAAGGATCAATCTATAGACATTGTGAATATAGATGATTTGGACTCTGATGATAAACTCATTGATAAGAAATTGGCTCCAAGAATAGCTAAGAGGTTAAAGAGAATAAAGGGGAAAGTTGTTGAGTCCTCTAGCAAGCCCTCTAAAGCTCTCAAGATATGTACTAGTGTTAGTCCTACAAAATGGTGGAGCAAGGTTGTTACTCCTGCCACTAAGAAGAGATCCCTGAAGAGGAAGGAAATCCCATATGGTTCTATTGATTTTGACTTTGATGTCGAACTTGATGTTCAAGATATCATTTCTGCTACAAGAAAGCAAGCTTTCTGGGAAGAAG ACAAGTGGATATTTGTTTACCAAATAAGACTGACCTTGGAAAGGGAACTTGTCAAGGATGCCTTTGAGTGCAAGGAAGTGATGGGTTTGATTCAAGAAGTTGGGTTGATCAAAAGTGTGACTAGATTTGGCAAGTGTTATGAGATGTTTGTTAAAGAATTCTTTGTGAATATCTCTAAGGAGTGTGATAACAAGATGAGTAAGGAGTTTAGAAAGGTTTATGTAAGAGGAAG AGAAATTACTGCAAAGCAATTAAAGGAGTGGCCTAGAAAATGGAAGTTGTCAGCAGGTTGCTTGAGTGTGAAGTATGCAGTACTTCATAGAATTGAAGCTGCTAATTGGGTGCCAACTAATTATACTTCCAAAATTGCTACAAGATTGG TTTATACTGAAAGGAAGAGCAGGCTTGAGATCCTGATAAATGTTTTGTCTGAAGAAGAGGCTAAGGGAAATATAAAAGGTGATAATGCGAGTGAAGAAGATGCTACTGAAGAAGGTGTTAACGTTAGTGATGATGAAGAGACAACCATCAACGATGAAGACTGA